A stretch of the Perca fluviatilis chromosome 17, GENO_Pfluv_1.0, whole genome shotgun sequence genome encodes the following:
- the rnf180 gene encoding E3 ubiquitin-protein ligase RNF180, protein MESPVGITPSHLGERIADCWTVSCSRRERDFVVTATQKVVPAVSWTENQDNLKRERERTMLRCRRCRKGIVDSTCLSMVEATDESSAAACSIWHVDVDTLPEWILASVHQAQWTAGKLNCQNCGARLGGFNFTNRAECPCGRDATVHLNRSRVDRDHKHYFVIVQPRRTRPENERAGTPTDGPQSGDRRPEFNSTALDGVQLNCAAVMSHIVPAEASNPQKNMKRKERRCSLEDDSAIGACFCPVSPAVKSAVESTRTGTHGSTRPPVPHLASQRFDAASVDAVGGRRLVSGRTRRSRLGGQPLRTAEEVVSSPETTDAHQEVSASARLFRRGRSVSDSAAEQDQEVSPEALAASPASNRLSKREKNRLKSLRRKQRRRERWLLSQLEQAESVSGSQMDREEEEEDREGLTCAVCLELYFSPYSCQPCGHVFCEPCLRTIAKNRPTNAPCPLCRALISHTNPHHELNETAKTFFPKVYNARKQNFQSALCAKWPLPSCRKRFRNFWGEPRQAPAARRRWHFVHGGFTLNALDFTDVRGWLFYIGLVIVYIHSVNWILAFLFLCFLMYYFFF, encoded by the exons GATTTCGTCGTTACCGCAACTCAGAAAGTTGTCCCAGCTGTCAG CTGGACTGAAAACCAAGACaacctgaagagagagagagagagaaccatGCTGCGCTGCAGGAGGTGTCGGAAAGGCATCGTAGACTCCACTTGTTTATCGATG GTTGAGGCCACAGATGAAAGCTCAGCTGCTGCTTGTAGTATTTGGCACGTGGATGTGGACACACTGCCGGAGTGGATCCTCGCCTCAGTTCACCAG GCCCAGTGGACTGCAGGAAAACTGAACTGCCAGAACTGCGGCGCTCGTTTGGGCGGCTTCAACTTTACTAACCGCGCCGAGTGCCCGTGCGGCCGAGACGCCACCGTCCACCTCAACAGAAGCCGCGTGGATCGCGACCACAAACACTACTTTGTCATCGTCCAGCCGAGGAGGACGAGGCCCGAGAACGAGCGGGCCGGCACGCCGACGGACGGCCCTCAGAGCGGCGATCGGAGGCCGGAGTTTAACAGTACCGCGCTGGACGGCGTGCAGCTCAACTGTGCCGCTGTCATGTCCCACATCGTCCCCGCGGAGGCCTcgaacccccaaaaaaatatgAAACGGAAAGAGAGACGCTGCAGTTTGGAAGATGATTCCGCCATCGGGGCGTGTTTTTGCCCCGTAAGCCCTGCAGTCAAGTCTGCCGTCGAGAGCACAAGGACAGGGACCCACGGGTCCACGCGGCCACCCGTCCCGCATCTCGCAAGTCAGCGGTTTGACGCCGCCTCAGTCGACGCCGTCGGCGGCCGTCGGCTTGTTTCTGGAAGGACACGGCGGTCACGTCTGGGCGGACAGCCGCTGCGGACGGCGGAGGAGGTGGTGTCCTCTCCAGAGACCACGGATGCCCACCAGGAAGTGTCTGCTTCAGCCCGGCTGTTCCGCAGAGGGAGGTCCGTCTCGGACAGCGCAGCCGAGCAGGACCAGGAAGTGTCG CCTGAAGCCCTCGCGGCCTCCCCAGCCTCAAACAGACTgagcaagagagagaagaaCCGCCTGAAGAGTCTCCGGAGgaaacagaggaggagagagcgaTGGCTGCTCAGCCAGCTGGAGCAG gCTGAGAGTGTGAGCGGTTCACAGAtggacagggaggaggaggaagaggacagagagggccTTACCTGCGCTGTGTGTCTGGAGCTTTACTTCAGCCCGTACAGCTGTCAGCCCTGTGGTCACGTCTTCTGCGAGCCGTGTCTCCGCACAATCGCCAAGAACCGGCCGACAAACGCACCCTGCCCTCTCTGCCGCGCCCTCATCTCACACACCAACCCGCACCACG AGCTCAACGAAACCGCTAAGACCTTCTTCCCGAAGGTGTACAACGCCCGCAAGCAGAACTTCCAGAGTGCTTTGTGTGCAAAATGGCCTCTGCCCAGCTGTCGCAAGCGCTTCCGTAACTTCTGGG GAGAGCCGAGGCAGGCACCGGCGGCGAGGAGACGCTGGCACTTTGTCCACGGAGGTTTCACGCTGAATGCTTTGGACTTCACCGACGTGCGCGGCTGGCTCTTCTACATCGGCCTGGTCATCGTCTACATCCACTCAGTCAACTGGATCCTGGCTTTCCTGTTCCTCTGCTTCCTCATGTACTACTTCTTCTTTTGA